From the Rhodothermales bacterium genome, one window contains:
- a CDS encoding DinB family protein, which produces MPRPESGLAPDARLRAEIVAVLRGGHAHVDTRTALADLPAARVNDRPDGFPHSLWDLVEHLRIAQRDILDFALDADYEALAWPDDYWPDADATPAAWEAARRAFLADLDAVVALVEDEATDPLTELDHAPGYTILRQALLVADHNAHHLGQVVAVRRALGLW; this is translated from the coding sequence ATGCCACGCCCCGAATCCGGCCTCGCGCCCGACGCCCGTCTCCGCGCCGAAATCGTCGCCGTCCTGCGCGGCGGTCACGCCCACGTCGACACGCGCACAGCCCTCGCCGACCTCCCAGCCGCCCGGGTCAATGACCGCCCCGACGGCTTCCCGCACTCGCTGTGGGACCTCGTCGAGCACCTGCGCATCGCGCAGCGCGACATCCTCGACTTCGCGCTCGACGCCGACTACGAAGCCCTCGCGTGGCCCGACGACTACTGGCCCGACGCCGACGCGACGCCTGCCGCGTGGGAGGCCGCGCGCCGCGCCTTCCTCGCCGACCTCGACGCCGTCGTCGCGCTCGTGGAGGACGAGGCCACGGATCCCCTCACCGAACTCGACCACGCGCCGGGATACACGATCTTGCGGCAGGCCCTCCTCGTCGCCGACCACAACGCGCACCATCTCGGCCAAGTCGTCGCCGTGCGCCGGGCGCTCGGGCTGTGGTGA
- a CDS encoding GNAT family N-acetyltransferase translates to MTDPDLFGDRLPDLDAERVRLRHPRPTDADAVFAIFGDERAMRYWSHEAFETPTQAVEYLRSIDEGFAERTLYQWAITEPGADELIGTVTLTGYSERNRRMELGYMLSPSKWGRGLAGEAVRAVLRFGFERIGLHRVEAELDPRNAASARLLERLGFQREGLLRERWWVYDEWCDSALYGLLRADFEGRPRDET, encoded by the coding sequence GTGACCGACCCCGACCTCTTCGGCGACCGACTGCCCGACCTCGACGCCGAGCGTGTCCGCCTCCGCCATCCCCGTCCGACCGACGCCGACGCCGTCTTTGCCATTTTCGGCGACGAGCGGGCGATGCGCTACTGGAGCCACGAGGCGTTCGAGACGCCGACGCAGGCCGTCGAGTACCTCCGCTCGATCGACGAGGGGTTCGCCGAGCGGACGCTCTACCAGTGGGCCATCACCGAGCCCGGCGCCGACGAGCTGATCGGGACGGTGACGCTGACCGGGTATAGCGAGCGGAATCGGCGGATGGAGCTGGGCTACATGCTGAGCCCGTCGAAGTGGGGGCGGGGGCTCGCGGGCGAGGCCGTGCGCGCCGTCCTCCGGTTCGGGTTCGAGCGGATCGGGCTCCACCGCGTCGAGGCCGAACTCGACCCGCGCAACGCAGCGTCGGCGCGGCTGCTCGAACGGCTCGGGTTTCAGCGCGAGGGGCTGCTCCGCGAGCGGTGGTGGGTCTACGACGAGTGGTGCGACAGCGCGCTCTACGGCCTCCTCCGCGCGGATTTCGAAGGGCGACCGCGTGACGAGACGTAG
- a CDS encoding methylmalonyl-CoA mutase family protein — MSTSTDRPERTTSSGLAVDPVYDRDDLPADLAERLGEPGEYPFTRGVYPRMYRDRLWTMRQYAGFSTAEESNARYHYLLGQGARGLSVAFDLPTQIGYDSDDAMAEGEVGKVGVAIDSLDDMERLFDGIPLAKVTTSMTINATAPILLALYVAVAKKQGADLDRLGGTIQNDILKEYAARGTYIFPPRPSMRFITDTFAWCAREVPRWNTISISGYHIREAGSTAAEELAFTLANGIAYVEAALAAGLDVDVFGQRLSFFFNAHNNFFEEVAKFRAARRLWARIMRERFGATEPKAMQCRFHTQTGGSTLAAQQPMNNVARVTLQALAAVLGGTQSLHTNGYDEALSLPTEEAAGLALRTQQIIAHETGVTDTVDPLAGSFFVERLTADLEAEAERLIAKVDELGGAVAAIEQGFYQDEIAQSAYAAQLAVESGEQVIVGVNTFVEDDVRVPELLRVGDEIRAQQSERLAALRARRDEQAWSAALDRIESAARGDENLVPHVLHAVEQYATVGEISHRLRTVWGEFSG; from the coding sequence ATGAGTACCTCCACCGACCGCCCCGAGCGCACCACCTCCAGCGGCCTCGCCGTCGACCCCGTCTATGACCGCGACGACCTCCCGGCCGATCTCGCGGAGCGACTCGGCGAGCCCGGCGAATACCCCTTCACGCGCGGCGTCTACCCCCGGATGTACCGCGACCGGCTCTGGACCATGCGCCAGTACGCCGGCTTCTCGACCGCCGAGGAGTCGAACGCCCGCTATCACTACCTCCTCGGGCAGGGCGCCCGCGGGCTCAGCGTAGCCTTCGACCTCCCGACGCAGATCGGCTACGACTCCGACGACGCCATGGCCGAGGGCGAGGTCGGCAAGGTCGGCGTGGCGATCGACTCGCTCGACGACATGGAGCGGCTCTTCGACGGCATTCCGCTCGCGAAGGTGACGACGAGCATGACGATCAATGCCACGGCGCCGATCCTCCTCGCGCTCTACGTCGCCGTAGCGAAGAAGCAGGGGGCCGACCTCGACCGGCTCGGCGGCACGATTCAGAACGACATCCTGAAGGAGTACGCCGCGCGCGGGACGTACATCTTCCCGCCGCGCCCGTCTATGCGGTTTATCACCGACACGTTCGCGTGGTGCGCGCGCGAGGTGCCGCGCTGGAATACGATCTCGATCTCGGGCTACCACATCCGCGAGGCCGGGAGCACGGCGGCCGAGGAGCTCGCGTTCACGCTCGCGAACGGCATCGCGTATGTCGAGGCGGCCCTCGCGGCGGGGCTCGACGTGGACGTGTTCGGGCAGCGGCTCTCGTTCTTCTTCAACGCCCACAACAACTTCTTCGAGGAGGTCGCCAAGTTCCGCGCGGCGCGGCGGCTGTGGGCGCGCATCATGCGCGAGCGCTTCGGCGCGACAGAACCGAAGGCGATGCAGTGCCGCTTCCACACGCAGACGGGGGGCTCGACGCTCGCGGCGCAGCAGCCGATGAACAACGTCGCGCGCGTGACGCTGCAGGCGCTCGCCGCCGTGCTCGGCGGGACACAGAGCCTCCACACGAACGGCTACGACGAAGCCCTCTCGCTGCCGACCGAGGAGGCCGCCGGGCTCGCCCTCCGCACGCAGCAGATCATCGCCCACGAAACCGGCGTCACCGACACCGTCGATCCGCTCGCGGGCTCGTTCTTCGTCGAGCGGCTCACGGCCGACCTCGAAGCTGAGGCCGAGCGGCTGATCGCGAAGGTCGACGAACTGGGCGGGGCGGTGGCCGCCATTGAGCAGGGGTTTTATCAGGATGAGATCGCGCAGTCGGCGTACGCAGCGCAGCTCGCGGTGGAGAGCGGGGAGCAGGTCATCGTCGGCGTCAACACGTTCGTCGAGGACGACGTGCGGGTGCCGGAACTGCTCCGCGTCGGCGACGAGATTCGTGCGCAGCAATCCGAGCGGCTCGCCGCGCTCCGTGCCCGCCGCGACGAGCAGGCGTGGTCCGCCGCCCTCGACCGCATCGAATCGGCCGCGCGCGGCGACGAGAACCTCGTCCCTCATGTCCTTCACGCCGTCGAGCAGTACGCCACCGTCGGCGAGATTTCGCACCGGCTCCGCACGGTGTGGGGCGAGTTCAGCGGGTGA
- a CDS encoding T9SS type A sorting domain-containing protein, whose protein sequence is MATSCATTDLMLEPGADLSQVRVRLDGADGVKVTAEGALQMGTSLGTVEQRGLLAYHEGPGGQRQRVECTFVVGADGTVEFHAEADPGRALVVDPLIWASFLGGTSYDRANAVAMSPGGAVTVVGATISSSSFPMTVGAYDPSPNGDLDAFIAQLSADGTTLTYATFLGGSDIEDAIDVAVAADGSTTVAGWTRSTDFPTTTDAFDTSYNGGMFDVFVARLAPDGDALTYATFLGGSSEDYGDAVALGADGSATVVGSTPGFGFPTTTSAYDPSHNGIFDAFVTRLSPDGSTLVYSTFLGGPSEEHATSVAVGVDGSATVVGNAAGAGFPTTAGAYDRTHNGDRDVFVTRLSPDGSALAFSTFLGGLNLDVGNAVAVGVDGAATVVGWTQSEDFPATSRAFDTSYNGGFSDAFVTQITSDGSALVYSTFFGGLSEDRGYSVVLGVDGAPTVAGYTRSASLPSTDDASDPSYNGGQDAFVARLSPDGSALAHSTFLGGTDTDEAFAVALGTEGTVVVIGRTVSEGFPATTGAYDTSFNGGLDVFVAQLEILAPTAAEGVAVPAVLALGAAYPNPLRDSATFVLEVPDATAVRVVVYDVLGRTVAVLADTPMEAGRYEVALEASSLAPGTYLVRMTAGSSVATQRVTVVR, encoded by the coding sequence ATGGCGACCTCTTGCGCTACGACCGACCTTATGCTGGAGCCGGGGGCCGACCTCTCGCAGGTACGAGTCCGGCTTGACGGAGCCGATGGAGTGAAGGTGACAGCGGAAGGTGCGCTACAGATGGGGACGTCGTTGGGGACGGTAGAGCAGCGGGGACTCTTGGCCTACCACGAGGGGCCCGGTGGGCAGCGCCAGAGGGTTGAGTGCACGTTCGTGGTAGGCGCTGACGGGACGGTGGAGTTTCACGCGGAGGCGGACCCGGGCCGAGCGCTCGTCGTGGACCCGCTGATCTGGGCGAGTTTCCTCGGCGGCACGAGTTACGACCGCGCGAATGCCGTAGCGATGAGCCCGGGGGGTGCCGTGACGGTAGTTGGGGCTACCATCTCGAGTTCTAGCTTTCCCATGACGGTGGGGGCTTATGACCCGAGCCCCAACGGCGACCTCGACGCGTTCATCGCCCAGTTGTCTGCGGACGGGACCACGCTCACCTACGCCACGTTCCTCGGCGGCTCGGACATCGAAGACGCCATCGACGTAGCAGTGGCAGCGGACGGGTCGACGACAGTAGCGGGGTGGACCCGGAGCACAGACTTTCCCACCACAACCGACGCGTTCGACACGAGTTACAACGGTGGCATGTTCGACGTGTTCGTTGCGCGGCTCGCGCCCGACGGCGATGCCCTGACCTACGCCACGTTCCTCGGCGGGTCGAGTGAGGATTACGGTGACGCCGTAGCATTAGGAGCGGACGGATCGGCAACCGTGGTGGGATCTACTCCCGGTTTCGGATTCCCTACCACCACCAGTGCCTACGATCCGAGCCACAACGGCATCTTCGACGCGTTCGTCACGCGACTCTCTCCTGACGGGAGTACGCTGGTTTACTCGACCTTCCTCGGCGGGCCGAGTGAGGAGCATGCCACATCCGTAGCGGTGGGGGTAGACGGGTCCGCAACGGTGGTCGGGAATGCGGCCGGTGCAGGCTTTCCCACGACCGCTGGTGCCTATGACCGCACCCACAACGGCGACCGCGACGTGTTCGTGACCCGGCTCTCTCCCGACGGCTCCGCCCTCGCCTTTTCGACGTTTCTCGGCGGGTTGAACCTCGATGTTGGCAATGCTGTGGCGGTGGGGGTAGATGGGGCCGCGACCGTAGTGGGGTGGACCCAGAGTGAGGACTTCCCGGCAACGTCTCGTGCCTTTGATACGAGCTACAACGGTGGGTTCTCAGACGCGTTCGTCACGCAGATCACGTCGGACGGGAGCGCCCTCGTCTATTCCACGTTTTTTGGCGGATTGAGTGAAGACCGTGGCTACAGTGTGGTGCTGGGAGTGGACGGGGCCCCGACGGTGGCGGGATACACGAGGAGTGCAAGCCTCCCTTCTACGGACGACGCCTCTGACCCGAGCTACAATGGGGGGCAAGACGCGTTTGTGGCGCGGCTTTCCCCCGATGGGAGCGCCCTTGCCCATTCTACCTTCCTGGGTGGAACGGACACCGATGAAGCGTTCGCCGTAGCGCTGGGTACCGAGGGAACGGTCGTAGTAATCGGGAGGACAGTGAGCGAGGGATTCCCTGCAACGACGGGCGCTTACGACACGAGTTTCAATGGCGGCCTCGACGTTTTCGTCGCACAACTTGAGATACTTGCGCCGACGGCGGCGGAGGGCGTTGCGGTGCCGGCGGTGCTTGCTCTCGGCGCAGCGTATCCGAACCCGCTCCGGGACTCAGCCACGTTCGTGTTAGAGGTGCCGGATGCGACAGCCGTACGGGTGGTGGTCTACGATGTGCTCGGCCGGACGGTGGCGGTACTCGCCGACACGCCGATGGAGGCAGGCCGCTACGAAGTGGCGCTCGAGGCCTCGTCGCTCGCGCCGGGGACCTACCTCGTGCGGATGACCGCCGGCTCCTCCGTGGCGACGCAGCGCGTGACGGTGGTGCGCTAG
- a CDS encoding antitoxin Xre-like helix-turn-helix domain-containing protein, which translates to MPPSLPTDIRYDPSAVRQGLPYRKLNHLVAALGLTLAEAAGLLLISERTLARRHAEGRLTQAESDRLVRLERLVSDTVDAFDGHETEAREWLTTPKALLGGETPLRHADTEPGLQAVREMLAVIQHNVAA; encoded by the coding sequence ATGCCTCCGTCCCTGCCGACCGATATCCGGTACGATCCGTCTGCCGTCCGGCAGGGCCTCCCGTACCGCAAGCTGAACCACCTCGTCGCCGCGCTCGGGCTGACGCTGGCCGAAGCTGCCGGGCTCCTCCTCATCAGCGAGCGCACGCTCGCCCGCCGCCACGCCGAAGGCCGGCTGACGCAGGCCGAGAGCGACCGGCTCGTCCGGCTCGAACGCCTCGTGAGCGACACCGTCGACGCTTTCGATGGGCACGAGACCGAGGCGCGGGAGTGGTTGACGACGCCGAAGGCGCTTCTCGGCGGCGAGACCCCATTGCGCCACGCCGATACCGAGCCGGGGTTGCAGGCCGTGCGGGAGATGCTCGCCGTGATCCAGCACAACGTCGCGGCCTGA
- a CDS encoding RES family NAD+ phosphorylase, with translation MAMREAVRLTQRRYEETAYSGAGALRVDGRWHRAGLPLVYATESAAVALLEVLVHVERPRLLTMDLVVVPSRFDESLVLRVEDAYGPLPASWWRFPWPAPTQEIGRRWVEEQRSVVLDVPSAVVRSARNYVLNSAHPNFGDVEIDEPSAFEIDPRLGASG, from the coding sequence ATGGCGATGCGCGAGGCGGTGCGGCTCACGCAGCGCCGCTACGAGGAGACGGCGTACTCTGGTGCGGGCGCGCTCCGTGTCGATGGCCGCTGGCACCGCGCCGGGCTCCCGCTCGTCTACGCCACCGAGTCGGCGGCCGTCGCCCTGCTCGAAGTGCTTGTCCACGTCGAGCGCCCACGCTTGCTGACGATGGACCTCGTCGTGGTCCCGTCACGGTTCGACGAGAGCCTGGTGCTCCGGGTCGAAGACGCATACGGCCCGCTGCCGGCCTCGTGGTGGCGCTTCCCGTGGCCGGCTCCGACCCAGGAGATCGGGCGGCGGTGGGTCGAGGAACAGCGCTCAGTAGTGCTCGACGTGCCGAGTGCCGTCGTCCGCTCGGCGCGCAACTACGTTCTCAACTCTGCCCACCCGAACTTCGGAGATGTCGAGATCGACGAGCCGAGCGCATTCGAGATCGACCCGCGCCTCGGCGCCTCGGGGTGA
- a CDS encoding RNA methyltransferase — translation MRKLPADEIQRPSPAALESLPRHPVDVVLDNIRSAYNVGSILRTADAAGVRHVYITGYTPPPDHHRVAKTALGAEHTVPWTHAPDPLALLDRLRADGVTLAALEQTDTPTDIGAITRAQFPLAFVLGNEVKGVQQAILDRCDLALEIPQYGAKHSLNVSVAFGIAAFGLVERWRASG, via the coding sequence GTGCGAAAGCTCCCCGCCGACGAAATCCAACGCCCCTCCCCCGCCGCGCTGGAATCCCTCCCTCGCCACCCCGTCGACGTCGTGCTCGACAACATTCGCTCGGCGTACAACGTCGGCTCGATCCTGCGCACGGCCGACGCCGCCGGCGTCCGCCACGTGTACATCACCGGCTACACGCCGCCCCCTGACCACCACCGCGTCGCCAAAACGGCCCTCGGCGCCGAGCACACCGTGCCGTGGACGCACGCCCCCGACCCGCTCGCGCTCCTCGACCGACTCCGCGCCGACGGCGTTACGCTCGCGGCCCTCGAACAGACAGACACACCCACGGACATCGGAGCGATCACGCGTGCCCAGTTTCCGCTCGCCTTCGTGCTCGGCAATGAAGTCAAGGGCGTGCAGCAGGCCATCCTCGACCGGTGCGACCTCGCGCTCGAGATCCCGCAGTATGGGGCCAAGCACTCGCTCAACGTCTCCGTCGCCTTCGGCATCGCCGCGTTCGGTCTCGTCGAGCGGTGGCGTGCGAGCGGCTAG
- the cmk gene encoding (d)CMP kinase, with the protein MIVAIDGPAGSGKSTTAKRVADAMGWLYLDTGAMYRTVGLAFLDSDTAFTEADADELLGKLELDLKMGKEGLVAYLNGEDVTERIRTPEASEAASRVSTFPAVRVRLVEEQRRIARVEMQQGGGVVMEGRDIGTVVFPEAEVKVYMVANPEERAERRHRELTAKGATVSLNAVSDEIAERDARDATREASPLRQAADAVTLDTTGLSIDDQVQRVVALIRERSAGSPVQVGPAAPERPTSTKS; encoded by the coding sequence GTGATCGTAGCCATCGACGGCCCCGCCGGCTCGGGAAAGAGCACCACCGCCAAGCGCGTCGCCGACGCGATGGGATGGTTGTACCTCGACACCGGGGCGATGTACCGCACCGTCGGGCTCGCGTTCCTCGACAGCGATACGGCGTTCACCGAGGCTGACGCCGACGAGTTGCTCGGCAAGCTCGAGTTGGACCTGAAGATGGGGAAAGAGGGGCTCGTGGCGTACCTCAACGGCGAGGACGTGACGGAGCGCATTCGCACACCCGAGGCCAGCGAAGCCGCGAGCCGCGTCAGCACGTTCCCGGCCGTCCGCGTCCGCCTCGTCGAAGAGCAGCGCCGGATCGCCCGCGTCGAGATGCAGCAGGGCGGCGGCGTCGTGATGGAAGGCCGCGACATCGGCACCGTCGTCTTCCCCGAGGCCGAAGTGAAGGTGTACATGGTCGCCAACCCGGAGGAGCGCGCCGAGCGCCGCCACCGGGAACTGACGGCGAAGGGCGCGACCGTGTCCCTCAACGCCGTCTCCGACGAGATCGCGGAGCGCGACGCCCGCGACGCCACGCGCGAGGCCTCGCCGCTGCGGCAGGCCGCCGACGCCGTCACGCTCGACACAACCGGTCTCAGCATCGACGACCAAGTGCAGCGCGTCGTCGCGCTCATCAGAGAACGGAGCGCGGGTTCGCCCGTACAAGTGGGTCCGGCCGCGCCCGAGCGGCCAACCTCAACCAAATCATAA